Genomic DNA from uncultured Jannaschia sp.:
GACACGCGCCGAAGACAGGTCCCGCCATGGCCCATAACAATGACAACCGCCCCAAGGGCGAGATCCTGACCCTGCCCCCGCGCGAGGACGTGACGGGCCACCTGCCGATGATGCAACGCCCCGCCGCCGCGCGGCCCAAGCTCGAGGGCGGCAAGCGGTTCCGTATGGCGACCGACTTCAAGCCGGCCGGGGACCAGCCCGGCGCCATCGCCGAGCTGGCGCAGGGCGTGGACGATGGCGAACGCGATCAGGTGCTGCTGGGCGTGACGGGCTCGGGCAAGACCTTCACCATGGCCAAGGTCATCGAGGAGACGCAGCGCCCCGCCATCATCCTCGCGCCCAACAAGACGCTGGCCGCCCAGCTCTACGGCGAGTTCAAGGGCTTCTTTCCGGACAACGCCGTCGAGTACTTCGTCAGCTACTACGACTACTACCAGCCCGAGGCCTACGTCCCCCGGTCGGACACCTTCATCGAGAAGGAATCCCAAATCAACGAGCAGATCGACCGGATGCGCCACTCGGCCACCCGCGCCCTGCTCGAGCGGGACGACGTCATCATCGTGGCCTCGGTCTCCTGCATCTACGGCATCGGCTCGGTCGAGACCTACGGCGCGATGACCCAGGACCTTCTGGTCGGCCGGGAATACGACCAGCGCAAGGTGATGGCGGATCTCGTGGCGCAGCAGTACCGGCGCAACGACGCGGCCTTCGCGCGCGGCGCGTTCCGGGTGCGCGGCGACAGCGTCGAGATCTGGCCCGCCCACCTCGAGGATCGCGCGTGGCGGCTGTCGTTCTTCGGCGAGGAACTTGAGAGCATCGTCGAGTTCGATCCACTGACCGGGGCCAAGACGGGCGACATGGACAAGATCCGCATCTACGCCAACAGTCATTACGTCACGCCGCGCCCGACGATGCAGCAGGCCATCAAGGGCATCAAATCCGAGCTTCAGATCCGCCTCGACCAGCTTGTCGGCGAGGGCAAGCTTCTGGAGGCCCAACGCCTCGAACAGCGCACCAAGTTCGACCTCGAGATGCTGGAGGCCACGGGCGTCTGCAACGGGATCGAGAACTACTCCCGCTATCTCACGGGTCGTGCACCCGGCGAGCCGCCGCCCACCCTGTTCGAGTACATCCCCGACAACGCCATCGTCTTCGCCGATGAAAGCCACGTCTCGGTCCCGCAGATCGGCGGCATGTACAAGGGCGACTTCCGCCGCAAGATGACGCTGGCCGAGCATGGGTTCCGCCTGCCGTCCTGCATGGACAACCGTCCGCTCAAGTTCGAGGAATGGGACGCGATGCGGCCCCAGTCCGTCTTCGTCTCGGCCACGCCGCAGACCTGGGAGCTGGAGCAGACCGGAGGTGTCTTCACCGAACAGGTCATCCGGCCCACCGGCCTTCTCGACCCACCGGTCGAGATCCGGCCCGTCGAGATGCAGGTCGACGACCTCTTGGACGAGATCCGGAAGGTGACGCAGGCCGGATTCCGCACGCTGGTCACCACGCTGACCAAGCGCATGGCCGAGGACCTGACCGAATACCTGCACGAGCAGGGCATCAAGGTCCGCTACATGCATTCCGATATCGACACGATCGAGCGGATCGAGATCCTGCGCGACCTGCGCCTCGGCGCCTTCGACGTGCTGATCGGGATCAACCTGCTGCGCGAGGGGCTCGACATCCCCGAATGCGGGCTCGTCGCGATCCTCGACGCCGACAAGGAGGGGTTCCTGCGCTCCGAGACCTCGCTGGTGCAGACCATCGGCCGCGCCGCGCGGAACTCCGAGGGCCGCGTCATCATGTATGCCGACCGGATCACCGGCTCGATGGAACGCGCCATCGGCGAGACCAACCGCCGCCGCGCCAAGCAAGAAGCCTACAATATCGAGCACGGCATCACCCCCGAGACCGTCAAGAAGAACGTCGAGGACGTCCTCGCCGGTCTCTACCAGGGCGACGTCGACATGAGCCGCGTGACGGCCAAGGTCGACAAGCCGCTGGCCGGCGCGAACCTTCAGGCCCATCTCGACGGCCTGCGCGCATCGATGCGCAAGGCGGCCGAGAACCTCGAATTCGAGGAGGCCGCCCGGCTGCGCGACGAGGTCAAACGGCTGGAGGCCGTGGACCTCGTGGTCTCCGACGACCCGCTGGCGCGGCAATCGGCGGTGGCGCAGGCGGTCGAGGACGCGCGCAAGGCCGAGGGCCGCAGCACGGCCGGACGGCCCGGACAGCGCGGCGGCAACGTCAAGCGGCGCAAGAAGCGCTAGCGGTCCCGCCGTCAAGGCATCGCCTGCGTTAACACTCGCTTAACCGTTTCTGCGTCTGCTGGGCGCGATGCGCGTCCTCGTCTTTCTGTTCTTCTGCCTGCTGCCCGAATTCGCGCTCGCCGGTCCGTGGCCCAGGGACCGAGGGCAGGTCTACGCGCTGGTCGGCCACCAGGGCGGGCACAACGGGTGGTCCGGGCTTTATCTCGAGTATGGCGGGCCCCGGCGCCTGACCTTCGGGCTCGAGATCGGGGGACATCTGGGCGGCTCGTCCACACCGGGTGTGCCCGGCTTCTCCGACCGGCTGACCGACGGGCGCATCCGCGCCTTCGTCCGCGCACCCGTCCCGCTGGCCGGCCAAGGCGGCACGGGGCTCTTCGCACCCTGGCTGGCGGCCGTCGAACTCAGTCTCGGGCGCGATCTGCGGGACGATGGACGCAAGGTCGAACGGCTCGGTCTCGGGGCCTCGATCGGGCGCGATATCTCGACGCGCTACGGCGACGGCTGGATGGCATTCGACCTTCTCGTCTCGGGCGGCTCGGGGGTGGAGACGCGGATGAATTACGGGGCCGTGGCCGGGATCAGGCCGACCGACAGGATCACCGTCGAGCTGGGTCTCTTCGGCGAAAGCGATGGCGACGCGAACGTTCAGCTCGCC
This window encodes:
- the uvrB gene encoding excinuclease ABC subunit UvrB — encoded protein: MMQRPAAARPKLEGGKRFRMATDFKPAGDQPGAIAELAQGVDDGERDQVLLGVTGSGKTFTMAKVIEETQRPAIILAPNKTLAAQLYGEFKGFFPDNAVEYFVSYYDYYQPEAYVPRSDTFIEKESQINEQIDRMRHSATRALLERDDVIIVASVSCIYGIGSVETYGAMTQDLLVGREYDQRKVMADLVAQQYRRNDAAFARGAFRVRGDSVEIWPAHLEDRAWRLSFFGEELESIVEFDPLTGAKTGDMDKIRIYANSHYVTPRPTMQQAIKGIKSELQIRLDQLVGEGKLLEAQRLEQRTKFDLEMLEATGVCNGIENYSRYLTGRAPGEPPPTLFEYIPDNAIVFADESHVSVPQIGGMYKGDFRRKMTLAEHGFRLPSCMDNRPLKFEEWDAMRPQSVFVSATPQTWELEQTGGVFTEQVIRPTGLLDPPVEIRPVEMQVDDLLDEIRKVTQAGFRTLVTTLTKRMAEDLTEYLHEQGIKVRYMHSDIDTIERIEILRDLRLGAFDVLIGINLLREGLDIPECGLVAILDADKEGFLRSETSLVQTIGRAARNSEGRVIMYADRITGSMERAIGETNRRRAKQEAYNIEHGITPETVKKNVEDVLAGLYQGDVDMSRVTAKVDKPLAGANLQAHLDGLRASMRKAAENLEFEEAARLRDEVKRLEAVDLVVSDDPLARQSAVAQAVEDARKAEGRSTAGRPGQRGGNVKRRKKR